The following proteins come from a genomic window of Dermacentor albipictus isolate Rhodes 1998 colony chromosome 8, USDA_Dalb.pri_finalv2, whole genome shotgun sequence:
- the LOC139049228 gene encoding myb/SANT-like DNA-binding domain-containing protein 3: protein MPVKTFFTEEEKDLLQDLINKYKEVIENKRTDAVSLSAKAKAWEKLCAEYNSRPFVRARDAKQLKKLWDNMKQRWKLEKAKQIHYVMITGGGPPPQPMDDRLAQVEAVVPHLTVRVPNPFDSDRPLDDPPTQSASEMLNWMLHDSGPADSDEGAETCESRSLSEDLVLAAWPEVESSSGFVSAPSAAHISTHDFD from the exons ATGCCTGTCAAGACGTTCTTCACAGAAGAAGAGAAGGACCTTCTGCAGGACCTCATCAACAAGTATAAGGAAGTCATTGAGAACAAGCGCACGGACGCCGTGTCCTTAAGCGCGAAGGCCAAGGCGTGGGAAAAACTGTGCGCGGAATACAACAGCAGGCCCTTTGTGCGTGCCCGTGATGCCAAACAGCTCAAGAAGCTGTGGGATAACATGAAGCAAAGGTGGAAGCTTGAGAAAGCGAAACAAATTCATTACGTCATGATTACAG GAGGCGGCCCGCCCCCACAGCCTATGGACGATCGGCTTGCGCAGGTTGAAGCAGTCGTACCGCATCTGACCGTGCGAGTACCGAACCCCTTTGACAGCGACCGCCCGCTAGATGATCCACCAACGCAAAGCGCTTCGGAGATGCTGAACTGGATGTTGCACGACAGCGGACCGGCCGACAGTGATGAAGGTGCGGAGACTTGCGAGAGCAGGTCCCTCTCGGAAGACCTGGTACTGGCAGCATGGCCAGAAGTGGAAAGCTCTTCAGGCTTTGTTAGCGCTCCTTCCGCAGCACACATTTCCACTCACGATTTTGATTAG